Proteins from one Triticum aestivum cultivar Chinese Spring chromosome 7A, IWGSC CS RefSeq v2.1, whole genome shotgun sequence genomic window:
- the LOC123149415 gene encoding 40S ribosomal protein S25-2 — protein MAPKKEKAPAASSKPAKSGGGKQKKKKWSKGKQKEKVNNAVLFDQATYDKLLTEVPKYKQITPSVLSERLRINGSLARRAIKDLMERGLIRMVSIHSSQQIFTRATNT, from the exons ATG GCACCCAAGAAGGAGAAGGCCCCGGCGGCGTCGTCCAAGCCGGCCAAGTccggcggcggcaagcagaagaagaagaagtggagcAAGGGCAAGCAAAAGGAGAAGGTGAACAACGCGGTGCTGTTCGACCAGGCCACCTACGACAAGCTGCTCACCGAGGTGCCCAAGTACAAGCAGATCACGCCCTCCGTCCTCTCCGAGCGCCTCAGG ATCAATGGGTCTCTGGCTCGCAGGGCTATCAAGGACCTGATGGAGAGGGGACTCATCAGGATGGTGTCAATCCACTCAAGCCAGCAGATCTTCACCAGGGCGACAAACACCTGA